Proteins from one Deltaproteobacteria bacterium genomic window:
- a CDS encoding sugar ABC transporter permease yields MGPDTAVRKPSIWEILTSEKYFKWTLLIPLFALLLVFMLYPLFYCLYYSFCQWGMQGKAIFVGLHNYRELLNDTAFMEALARTFEVLAICIVAELLIGLGLALLWNREFRGQNVVRGLALLPLLVAPLVLSLLWNFMLEYDFGAVNQILTAIGLGKVYWWSPNLALYTICFITIWQWFPFSVFVLIAGLRSLPRDVFEAARVDGASNWYTFRRLTLPMLSPLIMIIVVLRAMWLIRLFDPLYGTTRGGVRTELLDWRVYRTAFVYFDIGYGSSMAIFSLFLTIAVCAVMYRELMKALGVIR; encoded by the coding sequence ATGGGGCCGGATACGGCCGTGAGAAAACCGTCGATCTGGGAGATCCTGACGAGCGAGAAATACTTCAAGTGGACCCTCTTGATTCCTCTTTTTGCGTTACTCCTGGTTTTCATGCTGTACCCCCTGTTCTACTGCCTCTACTACTCCTTCTGCCAGTGGGGGATGCAAGGAAAAGCCATCTTTGTCGGCCTGCACAACTACAGGGAGCTCCTCAACGATACGGCATTCATGGAGGCTCTTGCCCGGACGTTCGAGGTCCTTGCGATCTGCATAGTTGCCGAATTGCTCATCGGTTTGGGGTTGGCCCTCTTGTGGAACCGGGAATTCAGAGGCCAGAACGTGGTGCGAGGGCTCGCCCTCCTGCCCTTGCTCGTAGCCCCTCTGGTCCTGTCCCTGTTGTGGAATTTCATGCTGGAATATGACTTCGGTGCGGTGAACCAGATCTTGACCGCCATAGGACTCGGTAAGGTGTACTGGTGGTCGCCTAACCTTGCCCTCTACACCATCTGCTTCATAACCATCTGGCAGTGGTTCCCCTTCTCCGTATTCGTGTTGATCGCCGGTCTAAGAAGCCTGCCGAGAGACGTTTTCGAGGCTGCAAGGGTGGACGGTGCATCGAATTGGTATACCTTCCGGAGGCTCACGCTGCCCATGTTGAGTCCCCTCATCATGATCATCGTCGTACTGAGGGCGATGTGGTTGATAAGGTTGTTCGACCCCCTCTACGGAACGACCCGCGGGGGGGTGAGAACAGAGCTGTTGGACTGGCGTGTCTACAGGACTGCCTTTGTCTACTTCGACATCGGCTATGGATCCTCAATGGCCATATTCTCGCTCTTTCTCACCATCGCGGTATGTGCGGTCATGTACCGCGAGCTCATGAAAGCACTTGGGGTGATAAGGTAA
- a CDS encoding extracellular solute-binding protein, producing the protein MKRMIALLSCTLFILCLAAVGTKAQEARFGLQDIPKIKNKRTLNTVVETGKVWDKIMPYIAEFTKKTGVKVNVERVASPVVYSKENVELMAGTGYYDVVYVETSWTTEWSPYLYKLYDLASKWDPAGIEGFRKDAENHSPSILICGQAYGDQMVLPFYTYHMGMFIRQDVFDDPTERANFKAKYGYDLKPATTDKELYDQGEFFTRKKGEPLKGKPLDHDLYGLAMMAGAYQINDEISCRIWGKGSDYVTVVRDSTGKLKEFVITKANKQALKETLREYKNELKWASPGCLTANFDFVVAQQGEGRAIIQPHQFSNCFAWTADILSKHVADGRLGIYPTVGSQPYTGAWSVGVAKASKNPEAAYWLVRYLASFECQKAVMKEGGQLSTRMDVLRDPMWHTSENRYPFGILCDYLLDIWPKQAKYVPNYWYFNTKAGGKVYEMQMHVFHTPMSGEATIDQAVAEAEARTLELTSKFDTIPIREEK; encoded by the coding sequence ATGAAGAGAATGATTGCACTCCTGAGTTGCACTCTTTTCATTCTTTGCCTGGCCGCGGTCGGCACCAAGGCTCAGGAGGCACGGTTCGGCCTCCAGGACATTCCGAAGATAAAGAACAAGAGGACCCTCAACACAGTAGTCGAAACCGGCAAAGTCTGGGACAAGATAATGCCCTATATCGCCGAGTTCACTAAGAAGACCGGCGTCAAAGTCAATGTGGAGCGGGTCGCCTCTCCCGTTGTTTACTCCAAGGAGAACGTGGAGCTCATGGCGGGGACCGGTTACTACGACGTTGTCTACGTCGAAACCTCATGGACTACAGAATGGTCGCCCTATCTCTACAAGCTCTACGACCTGGCTTCTAAGTGGGATCCAGCGGGCATTGAGGGGTTTCGCAAGGATGCAGAGAACCATTCACCCTCGATCCTGATCTGCGGGCAGGCCTACGGCGATCAGATGGTGCTCCCCTTCTACACCTATCACATGGGCATGTTTATCCGCCAAGACGTCTTTGACGATCCGACGGAGCGGGCCAACTTCAAGGCCAAATACGGCTACGACTTGAAACCTGCCACCACCGACAAGGAGCTCTACGACCAGGGAGAGTTCTTCACCAGAAAGAAAGGTGAACCGCTGAAGGGTAAACCCCTCGACCACGATCTCTATGGCCTGGCTATGATGGCTGGGGCGTACCAGATAAACGACGAGATAAGCTGTCGCATCTGGGGGAAGGGATCGGACTACGTAACAGTGGTCAGGGATTCGACCGGCAAGCTGAAAGAATTCGTGATAACCAAGGCGAACAAGCAAGCTCTCAAGGAGACCCTGAGGGAGTACAAGAATGAACTCAAATGGGCCTCTCCGGGCTGCCTCACCGCCAACTTCGACTTCGTTGTCGCCCAGCAGGGAGAAGGGCGGGCGATCATTCAGCCCCACCAATTCTCAAACTGCTTTGCCTGGACCGCGGACATCCTCAGCAAGCACGTCGCTGACGGCCGATTGGGAATATATCCCACCGTTGGCAGCCAGCCTTACACGGGAGCCTGGTCCGTAGGGGTTGCCAAGGCCAGCAAGAATCCTGAAGCCGCCTACTGGCTGGTTCGATACCTCGCCTCCTTTGAGTGTCAGAAAGCGGTCATGAAGGAAGGAGGCCAGTTGAGCACCCGGATGGATGTTCTGCGCGACCCCATGTGGCACACCTCCGAGAACCGCTACCCCTTCGGGATACTCTGTGACTATCTGCTCGACATCTGGCCCAAGCAGGCCAAGTACGTGCCGAACTACTGGTATTTCAATACCAAGGCCGGAGGCAAGGTCTACGAGATGCAGATGCACGTCTTTCACACCCCCATGTCAGGAGAGGCCACCATCGACCAGGCTGTGGCCGAGGCTGAGGCGAGAACCCTCGAGCTGACATCCAAGTTCGACACGATACCGATCCGTGAGGAGAAGTAA
- a CDS encoding SDR family oxidoreductase, which yields MDLELRDRVALITGGSYGIGRGCAEALAKEGVHVAICARNKEKLDAATREIQSKFGTRALGVVADCSRLPDIENFVKEAARTLGRIDILINNAGTGSDEKIETTPDEKWQHYWDLNTMSAIRCSRAVIPHMKENGWGRIVNISSIYAKQPAAYCPVYNVTKAALMMFSRCLAEELVDYNILVNNVNPGLTRTPLWEYWAGVWGKQQGISADEYMENHARQHTPIKRFCSPEELAQVIVFLCSAKNTYMTGASIDVSGGWVKAIY from the coding sequence ATGGATCTGGAACTCAGGGATCGTGTTGCCCTCATAACCGGGGGGAGTTATGGCATCGGAAGAGGATGCGCGGAGGCGCTGGCCAAGGAGGGGGTCCATGTGGCTATATGCGCGCGCAACAAGGAGAAACTGGATGCCGCTACCAGGGAGATCCAGTCGAAGTTCGGCACCAGGGCCCTGGGAGTGGTGGCCGACTGTTCGAGGCTTCCAGACATCGAGAACTTCGTCAAGGAGGCGGCCCGGACGTTGGGAAGGATCGATATTCTCATCAACAACGCAGGTACGGGGAGCGACGAGAAGATCGAAACCACACCGGACGAGAAGTGGCAACACTACTGGGACCTGAACACCATGAGCGCTATCCGGTGTTCCCGTGCTGTTATTCCCCATATGAAGGAGAATGGTTGGGGGCGGATAGTCAACATCTCTTCTATCTATGCCAAGCAGCCGGCGGCTTACTGCCCGGTATACAATGTGACCAAGGCCGCGCTGATGATGTTCTCGAGGTGCCTGGCCGAAGAACTGGTGGATTACAACATACTGGTAAACAACGTGAACCCGGGGCTCACCAGGACGCCCCTGTGGGAGTACTGGGCCGGAGTCTGGGGGAAGCAGCAGGGGATCAGCGCGGATGAGTACATGGAAAACCATGCAAGGCAGCACACACCCATCAAGCGCTTCTGCAGCCCAGAGGAGTTGGCCCAGGTCATCGTCTTTCTCTGCTCGGCGAAAAACACGTATATGACCGGAGCGAGCATCGACGTGAGTGGCGGATGGGTAAAGGCCATCTACTAA
- a CDS encoding ABC transporter ATP-binding protein — MAEVTLERVTKSYGRKSAVKGVTLTCREGEFFSIVGPTGAGKSTILKMIAGIEEATSGTIYFNGRAVNNLPPQERNVSMAFEAYNLYPHLSVYDNIAFPLRAPRWALKLSPQEERRRVDEIASFLGIGELLERLPQHLSGGQRQRVSLARALVRRPEVYLLDEPIAHLDARLKFSTQTLLKEFASKYRSTVIYVTHDYREALALSDRMAVLRKGTIEHEGTPEEVYNTPATDFVGRLIGEPPMNLLDGQIVTQNGKTIFKVGDDLAIRIRDDLVDSAVGVARQENGKAVVRLGIRCEHIRLGKERISDDSFRLPVYALLHEAESSMVTFELEDTFLYVRARGEKRLSDYHISEPVWLDFDQNHIFFYRKTVEISKA; from the coding sequence ATGGCAGAAGTGACACTCGAGAGGGTAACGAAATCATACGGCCGCAAGTCGGCCGTGAAAGGGGTGACCCTCACCTGCAGGGAAGGAGAATTCTTCTCCATCGTCGGCCCCACGGGCGCAGGAAAGAGTACGATTCTCAAGATGATCGCAGGTATTGAGGAAGCCACCTCGGGTACCATATATTTCAACGGCCGGGCCGTGAACAACCTTCCCCCCCAGGAAAGAAACGTATCCATGGCTTTTGAGGCATACAACCTCTACCCCCATCTCAGCGTATACGACAACATCGCCTTCCCCTTGCGGGCTCCCCGTTGGGCGCTGAAGCTGTCCCCCCAAGAAGAACGAAGAAGGGTTGACGAGATAGCCAGCTTCCTCGGAATCGGGGAGCTTCTCGAGAGGCTGCCGCAGCACCTGAGCGGGGGCCAGAGGCAGCGCGTCTCCCTGGCCAGGGCGCTTGTCAGAAGACCTGAGGTCTACCTTCTCGACGAACCCATCGCCCACCTCGATGCCAGGCTGAAGTTCTCTACCCAGACTCTCCTCAAGGAGTTTGCCTCAAAGTACCGGAGCACCGTTATTTACGTTACCCATGACTACCGGGAGGCTCTCGCCTTGTCCGATCGTATGGCGGTCTTGAGAAAGGGGACCATAGAGCACGAAGGCACCCCCGAAGAGGTCTACAATACCCCCGCCACGGATTTCGTCGGGAGATTGATCGGAGAGCCCCCGATGAACCTGCTCGACGGCCAAATCGTGACTCAAAACGGCAAGACCATCTTCAAAGTCGGAGACGATCTCGCTATCCGGATTCGAGATGATCTCGTGGACTCGGCAGTCGGAGTGGCCAGGCAGGAAAACGGCAAGGCCGTAGTCCGGCTCGGCATCAGGTGTGAGCATATCCGACTCGGCAAGGAGAGGATTTCGGACGACTCTTTTCGGTTGCCCGTCTACGCACTTCTCCACGAGGCGGAGAGCAGCATGGTCACCTTCGAGTTGGAAGATACTTTTCTCTATGTCAGAGCCAGGGGAGAGAAACGCCTGTCCGACTATCACATATCAGAGCCGGTCTGGCTCGATTTTGATCAGAACCACATCTTCTTTTACCGCAAGACAGTAGAAATTTCCAAAGCATAG
- a CDS encoding 2,3-butanediol dehydrogenase, with protein sequence MRAAVWYGRRDVRIEDFPDTPPAEGYVKARVYWCGICGTDLHEYEAGPIMIRMDRHPLTGVKPPVVLGHEFSGEVVECGRGVDSLKPGDRIVTNTLYTCGECYWCKRGQYPICEKLGGIGLASHGAFAEYINVKAEQCYLIPPQVEDDVAALVEPMAAAVHAIRRGGVLEGDTVAVVGAGPIGLMALQSARAAGASRLFAIEVSPVRGKKAESYGAVHLNPLEEDFEVELLDQTGGVGPDVVIECVGARETGSMAVNLVRRGGRAVIMGVFSEPSSFHFNDLVFTEKEVVGSLCYIDEFDTVLRLLADGRLSGEGLITGRIMLDDLIEKGFEALLQHKEAHLKILVKPG encoded by the coding sequence TTGAGAGCAGCGGTTTGGTATGGGAGGAGGGACGTCCGAATCGAGGATTTTCCCGATACCCCTCCGGCCGAGGGTTATGTCAAGGCCAGGGTCTACTGGTGTGGGATCTGCGGCACCGACCTTCACGAATACGAGGCAGGCCCGATCATGATCCGGATGGATCGGCATCCCCTTACCGGGGTGAAGCCGCCTGTTGTGTTGGGCCATGAATTCTCCGGTGAAGTCGTCGAGTGTGGTCGTGGTGTCGACAGTCTTAAGCCCGGTGACCGCATCGTCACCAATACCCTCTACACCTGCGGTGAGTGTTATTGGTGCAAGAGGGGCCAGTATCCCATTTGTGAGAAGCTGGGAGGCATCGGGCTCGCCTCGCACGGTGCCTTTGCCGAGTACATCAACGTCAAGGCCGAGCAGTGTTACCTGATACCTCCCCAGGTGGAAGATGACGTGGCAGCCCTGGTCGAACCAATGGCAGCGGCTGTCCATGCCATTCGCAGGGGTGGCGTCCTTGAGGGGGACACGGTGGCCGTGGTGGGGGCAGGGCCCATAGGTCTCATGGCACTCCAGTCGGCCAGGGCTGCGGGGGCCAGCCGGCTCTTTGCAATTGAGGTCTCCCCCGTCCGGGGTAAGAAGGCGGAGTCGTACGGGGCTGTCCACTTGAATCCCCTGGAAGAGGATTTCGAGGTAGAGCTTCTCGATCAGACGGGGGGTGTCGGACCAGACGTGGTGATCGAATGTGTGGGGGCACGGGAGACCGGCTCAATGGCAGTGAATCTGGTGAGAAGGGGAGGGCGGGCCGTCATCATGGGGGTCTTCTCGGAGCCCTCCTCATTCCATTTCAATGACCTCGTCTTCACGGAGAAAGAAGTTGTCGGTTCTCTCTGTTACATCGACGAGTTTGATACTGTTCTGCGCCTGTTGGCCGACGGGAGACTGTCCGGCGAGGGGCTCATAACTGGCCGCATAATGCTTGACGACCTCATAGAGAAGGGCTTCGAAGCTCTGCTCCAGCACAAGGAGGCCCACTTGAAGATTCTTGTTAAACCGGGTTGA
- a CDS encoding carbohydrate ABC transporter permease, protein MLKKALFWFVTVIVLLTVIGPLLWIYITAFKSSGDIFTTELKKLVVFTPTLDNFKRMFTDYPFWFNLGNTAIVSVVSTIFVMLVSLPAAYSFARWNTGGGHLLFITISTRMFPGVVAAIPFFIMFRTFGLLDTHAGIILLYIYFNTSFATFLLYGFFRDVPEELEQAAMVDGYGRMEVFRKVVFPLILPGLAVTTVFCLIWSWNEFFYAFLFTRLTARTVTVLISSFWGSIEVQYGPMAAGAAVAILPTLIAAWFMQRYVIRGLTFGAVKG, encoded by the coding sequence ATGCTCAAGAAAGCCTTGTTCTGGTTTGTAACCGTGATTGTCTTGCTTACGGTCATAGGCCCATTGCTATGGATCTATATTACTGCGTTCAAGTCTTCCGGAGACATATTTACGACAGAGTTGAAAAAACTCGTTGTTTTCACTCCTACTCTCGATAATTTCAAACGCATGTTTACAGACTATCCATTCTGGTTCAATCTTGGCAACACCGCGATCGTCAGCGTGGTAAGCACAATATTCGTCATGCTCGTTTCATTGCCTGCAGCCTACAGCTTTGCCCGCTGGAATACCGGGGGCGGGCATCTGCTCTTTATCACAATCTCAACCAGGATGTTCCCGGGTGTAGTGGCTGCTATTCCCTTCTTTATCATGTTTCGCACCTTTGGGTTGCTCGATACACATGCAGGTATAATTCTGCTCTACATATACTTCAACACGTCATTTGCCACTTTCCTGTTGTATGGATTCTTCAGGGATGTCCCCGAAGAACTGGAACAGGCCGCCATGGTGGACGGCTACGGGCGGATGGAGGTCTTCCGGAAAGTCGTGTTTCCTTTGATCCTGCCGGGGCTGGCAGTGACGACTGTGTTCTGCCTGATATGGTCATGGAACGAGTTCTTCTATGCCTTCCTCTTCACCAGGCTCACTGCCAGGACAGTCACCGTGTTGATATCTTCCTTCTGGGGCTCCATCGAGGTCCAATACGGACCGATGGCAGCCGGCGCTGCTGTAGCGATACTTCCGACGTTGATTGCCGCCTGGTTTATGCAGCGCTATGTCATCAGGGGATTGACCTTCGGAGCGGTGAAAGGCTAG
- a CDS encoding LacI family DNA-binding transcriptional regulator, with translation MIGAGKSKLTIRDIARMAGVSHTTVSRVLNKDPRVHPDTSKRVLQIVEESGYHPDPLAQRFARKRSNLIGLLVSDIGNPFYAELARGIEDRALECGYHVIFCSTDEIQERSRRYTEVMKGIGVDGLIFASVRLSDPVVEKLIEERLPVVMVNRKLRSEKGDYVVLDNQLGAYQLTRHLIGHGYRKIAIITGPSVFSTGMDRLRGYEQALHEMDIPLTDRFVFHVPFRRQDGYRAAKTLLTSGDRPEAIFGGNDYIALGVMDAADELGIRIPEDLVLVGFDDTEYARRIRLTTVSQRKYEMGNLAVRILIDSIENRGNDYHHRIILEPRLIVRQSCGSHEEG, from the coding sequence ATGATCGGTGCGGGAAAATCGAAACTCACGATCCGCGATATTGCCAGAATGGCAGGGGTCTCCCATACCACGGTCTCGAGGGTCCTGAACAAGGACCCCCGTGTGCATCCCGACACAAGCAAGAGGGTCCTCCAGATAGTCGAGGAATCGGGATATCACCCGGATCCCCTGGCGCAGCGATTCGCCCGAAAGCGATCCAACCTTATCGGCCTCTTGGTCTCTGACATAGGCAACCCCTTCTATGCGGAGCTGGCTCGAGGCATCGAGGATCGGGCCCTTGAGTGTGGTTATCATGTGATCTTCTGCAGCACCGACGAGATACAGGAAAGGAGCCGGCGATATACCGAGGTCATGAAGGGTATAGGAGTGGATGGGCTCATCTTCGCTTCTGTCAGGCTGAGCGATCCGGTAGTGGAGAAGTTGATCGAAGAGCGCCTGCCAGTAGTGATGGTCAACCGCAAGTTGAGAAGCGAGAAGGGTGATTACGTCGTCCTCGACAACCAGCTGGGCGCCTATCAATTGACGCGGCACCTGATCGGCCACGGGTACAGGAAGATCGCCATTATCACGGGCCCTTCCGTTTTCTCCACCGGTATGGACCGCTTGAGGGGGTACGAGCAGGCCTTGCACGAGATGGACATCCCTCTCACGGATCGTTTCGTTTTTCATGTGCCCTTCCGGAGACAGGACGGCTACAGGGCTGCCAAAACCCTCCTGACCAGCGGCGACCGGCCGGAGGCGATTTTCGGCGGAAACGACTACATCGCCCTTGGAGTGATGGATGCTGCCGATGAACTCGGGATCAGGATACCGGAGGATCTGGTGCTTGTGGGTTTCGATGATACCGAGTATGCCCGGAGGATCAGACTCACCACGGTGAGCCAGCGCAAGTATGAGATGGGAAACCTCGCAGTCCGGATACTGATTGATTCCATCGAGAACAGGGGGAACGATTATCACCACAGGATCATTCTGGAACCACGGCTCATCGTGCGACAGTCCTGTGGCAGCCATGAGGAGGGATAG
- a CDS encoding GntR family transcriptional regulator: protein MKKTDSSFLRIPTQIDRSSPIPLYYQIAEAILEIVEKDHLKPNDQIPSEEQLGQIFGVSKMTVRQALAKLVRDGLLERRQGFGTFVAEKKIERKATRLVSFFEDIQKKGMVPGSRVIEKKIVTPSKQVMEKLRVDEDEEVFKITRLRFANGMPLAVNCAYIPERLCPHLLEEELGHGSLSELVEKRYRLYVEYAVQNIQAVRATSYEASLLGIEKGDPLLLMERTMFDRDNLPVSYYVNWIRGDKYIFTSTLYR from the coding sequence ATGAAAAAGACCGACTCTTCTTTTCTGAGGATTCCTACCCAGATAGACAGAAGCAGCCCTATCCCCCTTTACTACCAGATAGCCGAGGCCATACTGGAGATAGTCGAGAAAGACCACCTCAAACCGAACGACCAAATCCCTTCGGAAGAACAGTTGGGCCAGATCTTCGGCGTAAGCAAAATGACCGTGAGACAGGCCCTTGCAAAACTGGTGAGGGACGGTCTGCTGGAAAGGCGGCAGGGGTTTGGAACCTTCGTGGCCGAGAAGAAGATAGAAAGGAAGGCAACGAGACTGGTCAGCTTCTTTGAGGACATCCAGAAAAAGGGGATGGTCCCTGGCTCTCGGGTCATCGAAAAGAAGATCGTAACTCCAAGTAAACAGGTCATGGAGAAGCTCCGGGTGGACGAAGACGAGGAGGTTTTCAAGATCACGCGGCTCCGTTTTGCCAACGGAATGCCCCTGGCTGTCAATTGCGCATACATACCCGAGAGACTCTGTCCCCATCTGCTGGAAGAGGAGCTCGGTCACGGCTCCCTTTCGGAACTGGTGGAAAAGAGGTACCGCCTTTACGTGGAGTATGCTGTCCAGAATATTCAGGCCGTAAGGGCGACCTCTTACGAGGCCTCCCTGCTCGGTATCGAAAAGGGGGATCCCCTTCTTCTCATGGAGCGGACCATGTTCGACCGGGACAATCTGCCGGTCTCTTACTATGTGAATTGGATCAGGGGAGACAAGTATATCTTTACCTCCACACTCTACCGATGA
- a CDS encoding SDR family oxidoreductase has protein sequence MRLEGEVAIVTGAGRGIGRGIALRLAREGAHVVVCDISKENSERVSHEAGEINPRGRGFPVAADVSVERDVESVVSEVMGRLARIDILVNNAGILAITPVVEISEGEWDRVLAVNLKGPFLFSKHVAREMIKREKGKIINIASNAGKRGDRFLAHYCASKFGVIGLTQVLAKELGPHHIHVNAVCPGFIETDMFSLLDQGFGKYLGRSPEENRRKFVASVPLGRMGKPEDVASLVAFLASREADYIHGQAINICGGVTPY, from the coding sequence ATGAGACTGGAGGGCGAGGTTGCCATCGTCACGGGAGCCGGCCGTGGAATCGGAAGGGGTATTGCCCTGAGGCTTGCTCGAGAAGGGGCCCACGTGGTGGTCTGTGACATCAGCAAGGAGAACTCGGAGAGAGTCTCCCATGAGGCCGGAGAGATCAATCCCAGGGGCCGGGGCTTCCCCGTGGCTGCTGATGTCTCGGTTGAAAGAGACGTAGAGTCGGTTGTGTCAGAGGTGATGGGGCGGCTCGCAAGGATCGACATCCTGGTCAATAATGCAGGGATCCTTGCCATAACCCCGGTTGTTGAGATCAGCGAAGGGGAGTGGGACCGGGTCTTGGCGGTCAACCTGAAGGGTCCTTTTCTTTTCAGCAAGCACGTGGCCCGGGAGATGATCAAGAGGGAGAAGGGGAAAATCATCAATATCGCTTCCAACGCAGGCAAGCGGGGTGACCGGTTTCTCGCCCACTACTGCGCCTCTAAATTCGGGGTTATCGGGCTGACCCAGGTGTTGGCAAAGGAGTTGGGTCCTCATCATATCCATGTCAACGCCGTGTGCCCGGGATTTATCGAGACAGACATGTTCAGCCTTTTGGATCAGGGGTTTGGCAAGTACCTGGGGAGATCCCCGGAGGAGAATCGCCGGAAATTCGTGGCTTCGGTGCCTCTGGGAAGGATGGGAAAGCCGGAGGACGTCGCCTCCCTTGTCGCTTTCCTGGCTTCAAGGGAAGCAGACTACATACACGGGCAGGCGATCAACATCTGCGGGGGTGTAACACCCTATTGA
- a CDS encoding alpha-ketoacid dehydrogenase subunit beta, which produces MREITYVQALNEALREELKRDESVFIAGEDVGLYGGNLGVTKGLFQEFGEKRVKDTPISEGAIVGLAAGAAATGLRPCVEIMYVDFMGLCLEQILNQTSKLRYMFGGKMKLPLVIRTQGGAGFSAAAHHSQSLEAFFTHIPGLKVVMPSTPYDAKGLLKSSIRDDNPVIFIEHKFLTDFRGPVPDDDYTLPLGEAEIKREGKNVTIITWSYMVHVALEAAERLAGEGIEAEVIDVRTLKPLDEETVVGSVEKTGKAVILHEACRTSGFGAEVSALIADKAFDYLDGPVKRVTAPDTPVPFSPVLERAFMPKPEDVIRACQEIM; this is translated from the coding sequence ATGAGAGAAATAACCTATGTGCAGGCCTTGAATGAGGCATTGAGGGAAGAGCTGAAACGGGACGAAAGCGTCTTTATCGCCGGAGAAGATGTGGGCCTTTACGGGGGTAACTTGGGAGTGACAAAGGGCCTTTTCCAGGAATTCGGCGAAAAAAGAGTCAAGGATACCCCCATATCCGAGGGAGCAATCGTCGGGCTCGCGGCCGGTGCAGCGGCAACCGGACTCAGACCCTGTGTTGAGATCATGTACGTGGACTTCATGGGACTCTGCCTGGAACAGATCCTGAATCAGACATCCAAACTCCGCTATATGTTTGGTGGCAAAATGAAACTTCCGCTGGTCATCAGAACCCAAGGGGGGGCCGGGTTCTCCGCGGCGGCTCACCACTCCCAGAGTCTGGAAGCCTTTTTTACCCATATCCCTGGCCTGAAGGTCGTTATGCCGTCCACACCCTATGATGCCAAGGGGCTTCTAAAGAGTTCGATCCGTGACGACAACCCCGTGATCTTCATTGAGCACAAGTTCCTCACCGATTTCAGGGGGCCCGTGCCGGATGACGACTACACCCTCCCCCTGGGAGAGGCAGAGATCAAGAGAGAGGGGAAGAACGTCACCATCATAACCTGGTCGTACATGGTCCATGTGGCCCTTGAGGCCGCAGAGCGTCTGGCCGGCGAGGGAATCGAGGCCGAAGTGATCGACGTGAGGACCCTCAAGCCCCTGGACGAAGAGACCGTTGTCGGCTCTGTTGAAAAGACGGGAAAGGCCGTGATACTCCACGAGGCCTGCAGGACTTCAGGATTCGGTGCCGAAGTGTCGGCACTTATCGCCGATAAGGCTTTTGATTACCTTGATGGCCCTGTCAAACGGGTGACCGCCCCGGACACTCCGGTACCCTTCAGCCCCGTGCTTGAACGTGCTTTCATGCCGAAGCCGGAAGATGTGATCAGAGCGTGCCAGGAGATCATGTAA
- a CDS encoding thiamine pyrophosphate-dependent dehydrogenase E1 component subunit alpha: MTAQIERDKYLDMYRTMVRIRGFESNVERLFAEGKIPGFVHLYIGEEAIATGVCAALREDDYITSTHRGHGHCVAKGGRLGEMFAEIYGKRTGYCKGKGGSMHIAAVEKGILGANGIVGGGLTLANGAAFSARYRGTDQVVACFFGDGATNNATFHEGVNLAALWNLPVIFVCENNQYGMSVPQKHHQKIVDVSVRAQAYGIPGVTIDGNDVIKVYETAMEAISRARRGDGPTLMECKTYRHKGHFQGDPDVYRDKEEVRKWITERDPIRRFREFLLRSKISSENDLETIDREVEGEISEAIRFAEESPLPAPEEALEDVYA, encoded by the coding sequence ATGACCGCTCAAATCGAGAGAGACAAGTATCTTGACATGTATCGCACCATGGTGAGGATAAGGGGGTTTGAGAGCAACGTGGAACGCCTCTTTGCAGAGGGGAAGATTCCAGGCTTCGTTCATCTTTACATCGGGGAGGAAGCCATCGCCACAGGCGTCTGCGCGGCCCTGAGAGAGGATGACTACATTACGAGCACCCATCGCGGCCATGGCCACTGTGTGGCCAAGGGGGGTCGCCTCGGGGAGATGTTCGCCGAGATCTACGGCAAGCGAACAGGCTACTGCAAGGGCAAGGGTGGGTCGATGCATATCGCCGCAGTGGAAAAGGGGATCCTCGGGGCCAACGGCATCGTGGGGGGAGGGCTCACGTTGGCCAACGGTGCGGCTTTCTCAGCGAGGTACCGGGGAACAGACCAGGTGGTCGCCTGCTTCTTCGGCGATGGTGCCACCAACAACGCGACCTTTCATGAAGGGGTCAACCTGGCGGCGCTTTGGAATCTACCGGTCATCTTTGTCTGCGAAAACAACCAGTACGGGATGTCGGTTCCCCAGAAGCACCATCAGAAGATCGTCGATGTGTCGGTCCGCGCTCAGGCATACGGCATCCCCGGTGTGACCATTGACGGAAACGATGTGATCAAGGTCTATGAGACAGCGATGGAAGCCATCAGCCGTGCCAGAAGGGGAGATGGTCCTACCCTGATGGAATGCAAGACCTATCGCCACAAGGGTCATTTCCAGGGAGACCCCGACGTTTACCGGGACAAGGAGGAGGTCAGGAAGTGGATCACCGAGCGCGACCCCATAAGGAGGTTCAGAGAATTCCTGCTCCGGTCCAAGATCTCTTCCGAAAACGATCTGGAGACCATCGACAGGGAGGTGGAGGGCGAAATCAGCGAGGCCATCCGTTTCGCCGAAGAGAGCCCCCTCCCTGCACCCGAGGAAGCCCTGGAAGACGTATACGCCTAG